The Bacteroidales bacterium genome includes a region encoding these proteins:
- a CDS encoding amino acid-binding protein: MTVHQLSVFAENKSGTIQRVLDLLKEGNIQIIASTIADTTDYGIYRIICSEPTRAYETLREAGISVNLTDVFAITLENEVGKAADTIKLFSDAGIDISYLYSFMLGNKGILIFRTKDSEKAHEIIMLNKLNFVAEKDLSTLI, encoded by the coding sequence ATGACAGTTCATCAACTATCGGTTTTTGCCGAAAATAAATCGGGAACTATTCAACGCGTTCTTGACCTTTTAAAAGAGGGTAATATTCAAATTATAGCATCAACTATTGCTGATACTACCGACTATGGTATTTACAGAATTATATGCTCTGAACCTACTCGTGCTTACGAAACATTGAGAGAGGCAGGTATTTCGGTTAACTTGACTGACGTATTTGCTATTACGTTGGAGAATGAAGTTGGTAAAGCAGCCGACACTATTAAATTATTTAGTGATGCAGGTATTGATATTTCGTACTTGTATTCGTTTATGTTAGGCAATAAGGGTATTCTTATTTTCCGTACTAAAGATTCTGAGAAGGCTCATGAAATTATTATGCTTAACAAACTTAATTTTGTTGCAGAGAAGGATTTGTCAACTCTAATTTAA
- a CDS encoding phenylacetate--CoA ligase, with protein MYLHKELETMSRPEIEKLQLERLQKVVKHCMNSPFYKKRFEEINLKPEDIKSLDDLKKIPFTTKQDLRDTYPFGIASVPLEKCTRLHSSSGTTGNPTVILHTEKDLQEWAKAVARCLHMVGLRPSDVFQNSSGYGMFTGGLGFQYGAEHLGMLTVPAAAGNTKRQIKFITDFGTTALHAIPSYASRLHEVMVEMGIDPRKDTKLKTLIIGAEPHSEEQRKRIEEMLGVKAYNSFGMSEMCGPGVAFECTEQNGLHIWEDYYIVEIVNPDTLEPVAEGEVGELVLTTLNREAMPLLRYRTRDLTRVLPGECPCGRHHKRLDRMKGRSDDMIILKGVNIFPIQIETILLQFKELSTDYLITLETKDSNDDMTIDVELNDMFTDDYGRLQSLTKEITRQIKDEILVTPHVRLVSKGSLPKSEGKAVRVKDLRKTF; from the coding sequence ATGTATTTACATAAAGAGTTGGAGACGATGAGTCGTCCCGAGATTGAGAAACTTCAATTAGAGAGATTACAGAAAGTTGTTAAACACTGTATGAACTCTCCATTTTATAAGAAACGTTTTGAAGAGATTAATCTTAAACCAGAAGATATTAAGAGTTTGGATGATCTTAAGAAGATTCCTTTTACTACTAAACAAGATTTGAGAGATACTTATCCTTTTGGTATTGCTTCGGTACCATTAGAGAAGTGTACACGACTTCATTCTTCAAGTGGTACTACTGGGAACCCTACCGTTATTCTGCATACAGAGAAAGACCTTCAAGAGTGGGCTAAGGCAGTTGCAAGATGCCTTCATATGGTTGGTTTACGCCCTTCTGATGTATTCCAAAATTCATCGGGTTATGGTATGTTTACTGGTGGTTTAGGTTTTCAGTATGGTGCTGAACATTTGGGTATGCTTACTGTTCCTGCTGCCGCTGGTAATACTAAGCGTCAAATTAAGTTTATTACAGACTTTGGCACTACTGCTCTTCACGCTATTCCAAGTTACGCTTCTCGCCTTCATGAGGTGATGGTTGAGATGGGTATTGACCCTCGAAAGGATACTAAACTTAAAACTTTGATTATTGGTGCAGAGCCTCACTCGGAGGAGCAACGCAAACGTATTGAGGAGATGTTGGGTGTTAAGGCTTATAACTCGTTTGGTATGTCAGAGATGTGTGGCCCCGGCGTTGCATTTGAGTGTACCGAACAGAATGGTTTGCATATATGGGAAGATTACTATATTGTAGAGATTGTTAACCCTGACACTTTGGAACCTGTTGCTGAGGGCGAGGTTGGAGAGTTGGTTCTTACTACTCTTAACCGCGAGGCTATGCCTTTGTTGCGTTATCGTACTCGCGACCTTACCAGAGTATTACCCGGAGAGTGTCCTTGTGGTCGTCACCACAAACGTCTTGACCGAATGAAAGGACGAAGCGATGATATGATTATTCTTAAAGGTGTTAATATATTCCCTATTCAAATTGAGACTATTCTTCTCCAATTCAAGGAGTTAAGCACTGATTATTTGATTACTCTTGAAACTAAAGATAGTAACGATGATATGACTATTGATGTTGAGTTGAACGATATGTTTACCGATGATTATGGTCGTTTACAATCACTTACTAAAGAGATTACTCGCCAAATTAAGGATGAGATTTTGGTTACTCCTCATGTTCGTTTGGTTTCAAAAGGCTCACTTCCTAAGAGTGAAGGTAAGGCTGTGAGAGTTAAAGATCTTCGTAAAACTTTTTAA
- a CDS encoding phosphatidate cytidylyltransferase has product MKSVIVRSITGIFFIAFVVWAIMYNPISLWALLAIITGVSLYEFYKIIFKGEFTFMQYMMHITAGIYLTTIVWMESTMVMDATENKAITYAPYLLYVMIVFITELYAKREEPFTYAAKSLAGHLYIALPVGLLSFIAFSGLSVLSIYTPTMLLALLVIIWVYDTGAFVTGMTFGRHRLFERISPKKSWEGFWGGVGFALLASWGIYAILENYGLNSMELYKWLGFAVVVVVSATMGDLTESLLKRTYGVKDSGKILPGHGGMMDRFDSVFMAAPAAYIYLSIVM; this is encoded by the coding sequence ATGAAAAGTGTTATTGTAAGAAGCATCACAGGTATATTTTTTATTGCTTTTGTTGTATGGGCAATAATGTATAATCCTATATCGTTATGGGCGTTACTTGCTATCATAACTGGTGTTTCATTGTATGAGTTCTACAAGATTATTTTCAAAGGCGAGTTTACCTTTATGCAATATATGATGCACATTACTGCCGGTATATACCTTACTACTATTGTTTGGATGGAGTCTACTATGGTAATGGATGCAACTGAGAATAAGGCAATAACTTACGCTCCATACTTGTTATATGTTATGATTGTTTTCATAACTGAACTTTATGCTAAGAGAGAGGAGCCTTTTACATACGCTGCTAAGAGTTTAGCAGGTCACTTATATATTGCTCTTCCCGTTGGGCTTTTGAGTTTTATTGCTTTTAGTGGATTATCAGTTCTCTCAATATATACACCTACAATGCTACTTGCCCTATTGGTTATTATTTGGGTTTATGATACTGGTGCCTTTGTTACTGGTATGACTTTTGGAAGACACCGTTTGTTTGAGCGTATCTCTCCAAAAAAATCGTGGGAAGGTTTTTGGGGTGGCGTAGGTTTTGCTCTACTCGCTTCTTGGGGTATTTATGCTATTCTTGAGAACTATGGTTTAAACTCAATGGAACTATATAAATGGTTAGGTTTTGCTGTTGTTGTGGTAGTTTCGGCTACAATGGGTGACTTAACTGAATCTCTTTTGAAACGTACTTACGGAGTTAAAGACTCAGGCAAGATACTTCCCGGACATGGTGGTATGATGGACCGCTTTGATAGTGTATTTATGGCTGCTCCTGCAGCTTATATATACCTAAGTATTGTAATGTAA
- the ruvX gene encoding Holliday junction resolvase RuvX: protein MARILSIDYGAKRTGVAVTDTLQIIANSLATVATHELMKFLTDYFAKEEVETVVVGLPKQTDGTLSENAARVKTFVTKFKEKFPQMKVVMHDERYTTVLAHQAILSGGVKKSARRDKGLADRVSAVIILQSYLEQIKYNKL, encoded by the coding sequence ATGGCAAGAATATTATCAATAGACTACGGAGCAAAGCGAACAGGAGTAGCAGTAACAGATACCCTGCAAATAATAGCAAATTCGTTGGCAACAGTTGCAACCCATGAGTTAATGAAGTTTCTTACCGACTATTTTGCAAAAGAGGAGGTAGAGACCGTAGTAGTTGGTCTGCCCAAACAAACAGACGGAACATTAAGCGAAAATGCTGCCCGAGTAAAAACCTTTGTTACCAAATTTAAAGAGAAATTTCCACAAATGAAAGTAGTAATGCACGATGAACGATATACAACCGTATTGGCACATCAAGCAATACTATCTGGAGGAGTAAAAAAATCGGCGCGTCGCGATAAAGGACTCGCTGATCGTGTGAGTGCAGTGATAATACTACAAAGTTATTTAGAGCAAATAAAATACAATAAACTATGA
- the def gene encoding peptide deformylase gives MILPIYLYGMPVLRKQTQDVTPDYPDLDKLLVNMYETLTQSEGIGLAAPQVGLALNLLIIDLDPISDTYPEYKGLKKTMMNVVIEELEGENITRPEGCLSLPGISESVTRKEKIKVSYVDERFEPHTEWFEGYIARVIQHEQDHLQGKLFIDHTSPIRKQLIKGKLNNILKGKVYCDYRTRGAKK, from the coding sequence ATGATATTACCAATCTATCTATACGGAATGCCCGTATTACGTAAGCAAACACAAGATGTAACCCCAGATTATCCCGATTTGGATAAATTGTTGGTGAATATGTACGAAACCCTTACACAATCCGAAGGAATAGGTTTGGCAGCACCGCAAGTGGGATTAGCATTAAACCTCTTAATAATTGACCTTGATCCTATATCAGATACCTATCCTGAGTATAAAGGATTAAAAAAAACAATGATGAATGTAGTAATAGAGGAGTTGGAAGGAGAGAACATTACACGTCCTGAAGGATGCTTAAGTCTTCCGGGAATAAGCGAATCTGTAACACGCAAAGAGAAGATAAAAGTAAGTTATGTAGATGAAAGATTTGAGCCACACACCGAGTGGTTTGAAGGTTATATAGCACGTGTAATACAGCACGAGCAAGACCATTTGCAAGGCAAATTGTTCATCGACCACACCTCGCCCATACGCAAGCAGCTGATAAAAGGAAAACTCAATAATATTCTAAAAGGCAAAGTCTATTGCGACTATCGTACACGAGGAGCAAAAAAGTAA